In a single window of the Synechococcus sp. WH 8016 genome:
- the epsC gene encoding serine O-acetyltransferase EpsC, whose product MLDQIRADFAIIRERDPAARGPLEILLCYPGFQAISLHRLSHRLWRSRLPLKLPARLLSQLGRGLTGVEIHPGARIGRGVFIDHGMGVVIGETSEIGDRCLLYQGVTLGGTGKDHGKRHPTLANNVVVGAGAKVLGAIEVGANTRIGAGSVVVRNVEQNCTVVGIPGRVIHQSGVRINPLAHSALPDAEANVIRNLMERIDQLENQVGELQSCLKAVSAGRPMREMSAGKSQNLKDREILEFLGD is encoded by the coding sequence ATGCTTGATCAAATTCGGGCCGACTTTGCGATCATCCGCGAACGGGATCCTGCAGCGCGCGGGCCACTCGAAATCCTGCTCTGCTATCCAGGCTTTCAAGCGATCAGCTTGCACAGGCTGAGCCATCGGCTCTGGCGCTCCCGCCTACCCCTGAAGTTGCCGGCACGGCTGCTGAGCCAGCTGGGGCGAGGACTTACCGGAGTAGAAATCCATCCAGGCGCCAGGATCGGCCGTGGCGTGTTTATTGATCACGGCATGGGGGTGGTGATTGGGGAAACCAGCGAAATCGGCGATCGCTGCCTGCTGTATCAAGGCGTGACCCTCGGCGGGACAGGCAAGGACCATGGCAAGCGTCACCCCACCCTCGCCAACAACGTGGTGGTGGGAGCCGGCGCCAAGGTGCTGGGGGCGATTGAGGTCGGAGCCAACACAAGAATTGGCGCTGGGTCCGTGGTGGTGCGCAACGTGGAGCAAAACTGCACGGTGGTGGGCATCCCTGGGCGGGTGATTCACCAGAGCGGGGTCCGCATCAACCCCTTGGCGCACTCGGCGTTGCCGGATGCCGAAGCCAATGTGATCCGCAACCTGATGGAGCGGATTGATCAATTGGAAAACCAGGTGGGCGAATTGCAGAGCTGCCTGAAAGCCGTGTCCGCTGGGCGCCCGATGCGTGAGATGAGTGCAGGCAAGTCCCAAAACCTCAAGGATCGGGAAATCCTTGAGTTTCTTGGGGACTAA
- a CDS encoding glycosyltransferase → MSSLLNSISTATQLARSDVEILCSWNGSDEDEQAIKNTSGYNFEIKQRVPYHFSGNMNALASESKGEILLIVNDDIIIDKKGIDYGIEMLLKNTNIGLIGALLRSKSNKLQHAGFMFGNDLIPYHFLEDLIDIEEFAHEHQFLTMAAVTGAMLLTRRSDFQCLLFNERYNRCGEDVELSLDMREILQKSVLLCTSFSAVHYQCATRAKQQEMGNEPDDIEQMKQRRRDFLNQANNKMLREEIALATIVAEASFKKINEQQKHLNKCLDIERKYHQLNLEVLDLKEQLEQNQ, encoded by the coding sequence TTGTCCTCACTACTTAACAGCATCTCTACCGCCACCCAGTTAGCACGATCAGATGTTGAGATTTTATGCTCATGGAATGGATCAGATGAAGACGAACAAGCAATTAAAAATACATCTGGCTACAACTTCGAGATCAAACAGAGAGTTCCTTATCACTTCTCAGGAAATATGAACGCACTAGCGTCAGAATCCAAAGGAGAAATCTTATTAATTGTCAATGATGACATCATTATTGATAAGAAAGGGATAGATTACGGGATTGAGATGTTGCTCAAAAACACAAACATAGGATTAATAGGGGCACTCCTCAGATCAAAAAGCAACAAGCTGCAGCACGCAGGCTTCATGTTTGGGAATGATCTAATCCCATACCATTTTCTCGAAGATCTTATTGACATAGAGGAATTTGCCCATGAACATCAATTTTTAACCATGGCGGCAGTCACAGGAGCAATGTTATTAACAAGGAGAAGCGATTTTCAATGTCTTCTATTCAACGAAAGGTACAATCGATGCGGAGAAGATGTTGAACTCAGTCTTGACATGCGGGAAATCCTTCAAAAGAGCGTTTTATTATGCACTAGCTTTAGTGCTGTTCACTATCAATGTGCAACCCGGGCAAAACAACAGGAGATGGGTAACGAGCCAGATGACATAGAACAAATGAAACAAAGAAGAAGAGATTTTTTAAATCAGGCTAATAATAAAATGCTTAGAGAAGAAATTGCCCTAGCAACAATAGTTGCAGAAGCATCATTCAAAAAAATAAACGAACAACAAAAGCACTTAAACAAATGTTTAGATATTGAAAGGAAGTACCATCAATTAAACCTAGAGGTACTTGATCTCAAGGAGCAACTGGAGCAAAATCAATGA
- a CDS encoding glycosyltransferase: protein MKNFQLNQSILKGKKILITALDLEQQEHRGIAMYSKALIHHLNALGAEVWLLTQFSPHIKDLKKLPTQTQTIIFISRTLDALEQGKVRYNFVGGKYHMLNTIMNKVRPFKQLLIELIRRPRQYRQKQMKRFDLTEVSDNPNMRTERLKYLQSVKGIVCLDNIYTASQIAAILDKQKPVSLDLDGFDAFITSCPLNLRPLNVPIFIQTIHDLIALEYAPHNENMRQFSHRLQACLPSRRIFVSTSTKQKFKQYISFSESNKKEEDKEVSLIQPTSLNLPDFLDAQKEISFDLPPSSQIMQTRIENDSEKILNPFRYILFNSSVESRKNLLFLVKSFIESGLGNEGIRLCITGKLKEDSYSKSIKKIVVNDPSIFLTGYVDESTKLELYLNALMLASPSLVEGFGIPVLDAACLGLPVLASSCKAHQEIKNLKDFNKIVHCINTLDTRRWASAMQSIASIYLNNNKSKAETRIYRLSRFSKLSREISLEFQDALVKLILTN from the coding sequence ATGAAAAATTTTCAACTGAATCAATCAATTCTGAAAGGAAAGAAAATTCTCATCACTGCACTCGATCTTGAACAACAAGAACATCGAGGTATTGCAATGTACTCCAAAGCACTCATCCATCACTTAAACGCACTAGGTGCGGAAGTATGGCTGCTAACCCAATTTTCCCCACATATAAAGGATCTAAAGAAATTACCAACACAAACACAAACAATTATATTTATTTCTAGGACATTAGATGCCCTTGAGCAGGGAAAAGTTAGATATAATTTTGTCGGAGGAAAATACCATATGCTAAATACTATCATGAATAAAGTTAGGCCCTTTAAGCAATTATTGATAGAACTAATTCGTAGGCCAAGACAATATCGGCAAAAACAAATGAAAAGATTCGACTTGACAGAGGTCTCGGATAATCCCAACATGCGGACTGAACGCCTAAAGTACCTACAGTCAGTAAAGGGAATAGTATGCCTTGACAATATTTACACTGCCAGTCAAATTGCCGCAATATTGGATAAACAAAAACCTGTTAGTCTTGACTTGGATGGATTTGATGCATTTATAACAAGTTGTCCTCTTAATCTACGGCCTTTGAATGTACCTATTTTTATTCAAACAATACATGACTTAATTGCGTTAGAATATGCTCCTCACAATGAAAATATGCGTCAGTTCAGCCATCGCCTTCAAGCATGCCTGCCGTCACGACGAATATTTGTATCGACCTCAACAAAACAAAAATTCAAGCAATATATATCTTTTTCTGAGTCAAATAAAAAAGAAGAAGACAAAGAAGTGTCGCTCATTCAACCAACATCTCTCAATCTGCCTGACTTTTTAGACGCGCAAAAAGAAATAAGCTTTGACTTGCCACCAAGTAGTCAAATAATGCAGACTAGAATAGAAAACGACTCAGAAAAAATCCTGAACCCTTTCCGTTATATTTTATTCAACTCATCAGTAGAATCTCGAAAAAACTTACTCTTTTTAGTCAAATCATTTATTGAATCTGGTCTTGGCAATGAAGGGATTCGCTTATGCATCACAGGAAAACTTAAAGAAGATTCATATAGCAAGTCGATAAAAAAGATTGTAGTAAATGACCCATCAATATTTTTAACAGGTTATGTCGATGAATCTACAAAGCTAGAGTTATATTTAAACGCTCTAATGCTTGCCAGCCCTTCTTTAGTAGAAGGATTTGGAATTCCAGTACTAGATGCAGCATGCTTAGGACTACCTGTTCTTGCGAGCTCGTGCAAGGCACATCAAGAAATCAAAAACCTAAAGGATTTCAACAAGATCGTACATTGCATTAATACACTTGACACAAGGAGATGGGCAAGCGCCATGCAGTCAATTGCCAGCATCTATCTTAACAACAACAAATCAAAAGCAGAAACAAGAATTTATAGACTAAGTCGATTCAGCAAGTTAAGCAGAGAAATCAGCTTGGAATTCCAAGATGCCTTAGTGAAGCTGATTTTAACAAATTAG
- the secA gene encoding preprotein translocase subunit SecA, with the protein MLKLLLGDPNARKLKRYQPIVSDINVLEEEIAPLSDDDLRRRTAEFRQRLDAAGTLDKQRPLLDDLLPEAFAVVREAGKRVLGMRHFDVQMIGGMVLHEGQIAEMKTGEGKTLVATLPSYLNALTGRGVHVVTVNDYLARRDAEWMGQVHRFLGLSVGLIQQDMTPAERRINYGCDITYATNSELGFDYLRDNMAADINEVVQREFQYCVIDEVDSILIDEARTPLIISGQVERPQEKYQKAAEVANALERAAEMGKDGIDPEGDYEVDEKQRSSTLTDEGFAKAEALIGVADLYNPQDPWAHYITNALKAKELFVRDVNYIVRDGEAVIVDEFTGRVMPGRRWSDGQHQAIEAKEGLEIQPETQTLASITYQNFFLLYPRLAGMTGTAKTEETEFEKTYSLQTAIVPTNRVRARQDWVDQVYKTETAKWRAVAKETAEVHKQGRPVLVGTTSVEKSELLSALLAEENIPHNLLNAKPENVEREAEIVAQAGRAGSVTIATNMAGRGTDIILGGNSDYMARLKLREVLLPRLVRPEDGHRPPVPLQRSAEGGGGFSESAPASGPHGNAPSEAKAIGNLYPCQLTEETDQALVELAKQLVKAWGDRALSVIELEDRIATAAEKAPTEDPEIAQLRAAIAQVKGEYDAVVKKEEMGVREAGGLHVIGTERHESRRVDNQLRGRAGRQGDPGSTRFFLSLGDNLLRIFGGERVAGLMNAFRVEEDMPIESGMLTRSLEGAQKKVETYYYDIRKQVFEYDEVMNNQRKAVYTERRRVLDGRELKKQVIGYGERTMNEIVEAYVNPDLPPEEWDVSQLVSKVKEFVYLLEDLQPDQLQGLSMDDLKAFLQEQLRNAYDLKEGQIEELRPGLMREAERFFILQQIDTLWREHLQAMDALRESVGLRGYGQKDPLIEYKNEGYDMFLEMMTNMRRNVIYSMFMFQPAGSPSEAQA; encoded by the coding sequence ATGCTCAAGCTCCTGCTGGGTGACCCCAACGCCCGCAAGCTGAAGCGTTATCAGCCGATTGTGTCTGACATCAACGTGCTTGAGGAGGAGATTGCGCCCCTAAGCGATGACGACCTGCGCCGCCGCACGGCCGAGTTTCGTCAGCGCTTGGATGCTGCTGGGACACTGGATAAACAAAGGCCCCTCTTAGATGACTTGTTGCCCGAGGCGTTCGCCGTGGTGCGGGAAGCAGGCAAGCGGGTGCTGGGCATGCGTCACTTCGATGTGCAAATGATCGGTGGCATGGTGCTGCATGAGGGTCAAATCGCCGAGATGAAAACCGGTGAGGGCAAAACGCTTGTTGCCACCCTCCCTAGCTACCTCAATGCGCTCACCGGCCGTGGTGTGCATGTGGTCACGGTGAATGACTACTTGGCCCGCCGCGATGCGGAATGGATGGGGCAAGTGCATCGATTCCTCGGCCTTTCGGTGGGCTTGATCCAGCAAGACATGACGCCGGCTGAACGCCGGATTAATTACGGCTGTGACATCACCTATGCCACCAATTCAGAGCTTGGCTTTGATTATTTGCGCGACAACATGGCTGCCGATATCAATGAGGTGGTGCAGCGCGAGTTTCAGTATTGCGTGATCGACGAAGTCGACTCCATTCTCATTGATGAGGCCCGTACGCCTTTGATCATTTCGGGCCAAGTGGAACGGCCTCAAGAGAAATACCAGAAAGCTGCAGAGGTGGCGAATGCCCTGGAAAGGGCCGCCGAAATGGGCAAAGACGGCATCGACCCCGAAGGTGATTACGAGGTGGATGAAAAGCAGCGCAGTTCCACACTCACCGATGAGGGATTTGCCAAAGCTGAGGCCCTCATTGGCGTGGCTGATCTCTACAACCCTCAGGATCCATGGGCTCACTACATCACCAATGCCCTGAAGGCCAAGGAGCTCTTTGTTCGTGATGTGAATTACATCGTTCGCGATGGTGAAGCGGTGATCGTGGATGAGTTCACAGGCCGGGTGATGCCCGGCCGGCGTTGGAGTGATGGACAGCACCAGGCGATTGAGGCCAAGGAGGGCCTAGAGATTCAGCCAGAAACGCAAACGTTGGCGTCGATTACTTACCAGAATTTCTTTCTGCTCTATCCCCGTTTGGCCGGGATGACCGGTACCGCCAAAACAGAGGAAACGGAATTCGAAAAAACCTATTCCTTGCAGACCGCCATTGTTCCGACGAATCGGGTGCGCGCCCGTCAGGATTGGGTGGATCAGGTCTACAAAACCGAAACGGCGAAATGGCGTGCCGTCGCTAAAGAAACCGCTGAGGTTCACAAACAAGGTCGCCCCGTGTTGGTGGGCACCACCAGTGTTGAGAAAAGTGAGCTGCTGAGTGCCTTGCTTGCGGAGGAAAATATCCCCCACAACCTGCTGAATGCCAAGCCGGAAAATGTGGAGCGGGAAGCGGAAATCGTGGCCCAGGCCGGTAGGGCTGGCTCTGTGACCATTGCCACGAACATGGCGGGACGCGGTACCGACATCATTCTTGGCGGCAATAGCGATTACATGGCGCGCCTCAAGCTGCGTGAAGTGCTGCTTCCCCGGCTGGTGCGGCCGGAGGATGGGCACCGGCCTCCGGTACCGCTGCAGCGCAGTGCTGAGGGCGGTGGCGGTTTCTCCGAATCGGCGCCAGCGAGTGGTCCCCACGGCAATGCCCCGAGTGAAGCCAAGGCGATTGGCAACCTCTATCCCTGCCAGCTCACGGAGGAGACGGATCAGGCCCTGGTGGAGCTGGCCAAACAGTTGGTGAAGGCTTGGGGTGATCGCGCCCTGAGTGTGATCGAACTGGAAGATCGGATTGCTACGGCAGCGGAGAAAGCTCCCACTGAGGATCCTGAGATTGCCCAGCTGCGTGCTGCCATCGCCCAGGTGAAAGGCGAATACGACGCTGTGGTGAAAAAGGAGGAGATGGGGGTGCGTGAGGCTGGAGGCCTGCACGTGATTGGCACGGAGCGTCACGAATCACGCCGGGTTGATAACCAGCTTCGCGGCCGTGCGGGCCGCCAGGGTGACCCTGGCAGCACCAGGTTCTTCCTGTCGTTGGGTGACAACCTCCTGCGCATCTTTGGTGGTGAGCGTGTAGCTGGCTTGATGAATGCCTTCCGGGTGGAAGAAGACATGCCGATTGAATCGGGCATGCTTACGCGCTCGCTTGAGGGGGCACAAAAGAAGGTTGAGACGTACTACTACGACATCCGTAAGCAGGTGTTTGAGTACGACGAGGTGATGAACAATCAGCGCAAAGCGGTGTACACCGAGAGGCGCCGCGTGCTTGATGGCCGTGAACTGAAAAAGCAAGTGATTGGCTACGGCGAGCGCACGATGAATGAGATTGTTGAGGCCTATGTGAATCCAGACCTGCCCCCTGAGGAATGGGATGTCTCGCAGCTCGTGAGCAAGGTGAAGGAGTTTGTTTACCTGCTGGAAGATCTCCAGCCTGATCAACTTCAGGGTCTGTCGATGGATGATCTCAAGGCCTTTTTGCAAGAACAATTACGCAATGCCTACGACCTTAAAGAAGGTCAGATTGAGGAGTTGCGTCCCGGTCTGATGCGAGAGGCTGAGCGTTTCTTCATCTTGCAGCAGATTGATACGCTCTGGCGTGAACATCTACAAGCCATGGATGCTCTGCGTGAATCGGTGGGATTGAGGGGATATGGGCAGAAAGATCCTCTAATTGAATATAAAAATGAGGGCTACGATATGTTCCTGGAAATGATGACAAATATGCGCCGCAATGTGATTTATTCGATGTTCATGTTTCAGCCGGCCGGCTCCCCGTCGGAGGCGCAGGCCTGA
- a CDS encoding rhamnan synthesis F family protein: MRTALNLRHLAYFLQSESTEGSGRRSQALLAFQSLRRLRDSRPTLIRILRWTNVLGRHRGRAKLALWRQIACADSLELDFNEQDIELGEELKKTAAWKECHRRLEERNQCRIKVIWNHRGRIHRPDQLLTSLKKCIEKDHLSHLIFWHHHDKRGLVPKTWLQSLQALRREGWLVVVSSSHLSENTFQELEKSQFLISLRENLGLCLGAYRDFCCLLQERPSLLSQLDSLVLANDSTLPVQGEQSLARCLKEMRNELKQEMPQLGGLTDSIERERYHLQSYLLMANAPLFGSRFWKTFWQQFDINGDKDALIDQGEIGLSQTVIANGGDTWARHSLINTLTQTNGSGEELSACNVRQLSDVNLTLFAWQSLLRDGCPLIKKQVLFNPPSRGDSAIKTIPLTELQCHLQKLEPELLNDLEDLLRSRFLRA, from the coding sequence ATGCGAACTGCGCTGAACCTGAGGCATCTGGCCTATTTTTTGCAATCTGAGTCAACAGAAGGCTCTGGACGTCGATCCCAAGCTTTACTAGCGTTTCAAAGCCTGAGACGGCTCAGAGACAGTCGCCCCACGCTCATTCGCATCCTGCGTTGGACGAATGTTTTGGGACGACATAGAGGCAGAGCCAAACTGGCTCTTTGGCGCCAGATTGCCTGCGCCGACAGCCTTGAATTGGACTTCAATGAACAGGACATAGAGCTTGGGGAGGAGCTGAAAAAAACAGCAGCTTGGAAGGAGTGCCACCGCCGACTAGAAGAACGCAATCAATGCCGCATCAAAGTTATTTGGAATCACCGTGGACGCATCCATCGGCCAGATCAACTACTTACTTCTCTCAAAAAATGTATCGAGAAGGATCACCTCTCCCATCTGATTTTCTGGCATCACCATGACAAGAGGGGATTAGTTCCAAAAACATGGCTGCAATCCCTACAAGCCTTACGCCGTGAAGGCTGGCTTGTCGTGGTCTCAAGCTCTCATCTAAGTGAGAACACCTTCCAAGAGCTTGAAAAATCCCAGTTTCTTATTAGCTTGCGAGAAAACCTCGGACTTTGTCTTGGAGCCTACCGGGATTTCTGCTGCCTACTTCAGGAGCGACCGTCTCTGCTGTCACAACTCGATTCTTTAGTGCTCGCCAACGACAGCACTCTCCCTGTGCAAGGAGAGCAGTCCTTGGCAAGATGCCTGAAAGAGATGCGCAATGAGCTGAAACAAGAGATGCCACAGCTGGGGGGACTCACCGATTCCATCGAACGCGAGCGTTATCACCTGCAGTCGTACTTGCTGATGGCGAATGCTCCGCTTTTTGGTAGCAGATTTTGGAAGACTTTCTGGCAGCAATTTGATATCAATGGGGACAAAGATGCTCTCATTGATCAAGGTGAAATCGGACTTAGCCAAACAGTCATCGCCAATGGTGGCGACACGTGGGCCCGTCACTCACTCATCAACACGCTTACACAAACCAATGGGAGCGGTGAGGAGCTTAGTGCCTGTAACGTCCGCCAGCTCAGCGACGTCAACCTCACCCTGTTTGCTTGGCAATCCTTGCTGAGAGATGGCTGCCCTTTGATCAAAAAACAAGTTTTGTTCAATCCACCATCCCGTGGCGACAGCGCGATCAAGACAATTCCTTTAACGGAACTGCAATGCCATCTGCAGAAGCTTGAGCCCGAATTGCTGAACGACCTTGAAGACCTCCTGAGGTCAAGATTTTTAAGAGCTTGA
- a CDS encoding glycosyltransferase has protein sequence MWLVKDPRSAVLVDDWIEVLNSLNIDTRLLIVHRDPWSNIRSFSSKGQVPELWAEALWQRTYFNALQAAKKQTSEKVVTTSFEDLLSQPIQEVQRLCKMLDWQLDSESLKKIEARINYNLTTESNQQLDTAIKNESQRLLHPSTTALQTQLNTEYREVRLQLLADELERTTTSHEQGLQLNEIRLQEQSLLPKVKVTIVTSELQGWGRSGGIGSAYRELASALATSGHCIRVVLVQSGPIKGEKIGANIEVSHLDSSGESRLSLVRKIARSLKQQRTDVVHLHDWLGFASGLKEALGPEGPQLIVGIHGPSAWARSANNWPLGSDGGLLATEAQLFDEGIVQALELDGIKQADWLISPSISLKSWVNKNILTTDQETSILVNRNCPLPQRLKQDENTLTDKNTGAKCVYFGRLEKRKGLILFIDAILKMAVPPYKLIFIGSDSVVGLKADGTPEWGTEFVKRKLVNTGIQIEFEVNLSRDLALEKLIAIKPIVVIPSLIENSPCVVDELLDSGIKMVVTNVGGTAELIRKEDRCWLTSPNPEELARHLDLAIESEIKDPKAYQLRPAIETWKIQLSWQAFHERLPRAKINETERSQGTDETSQQTKDPWPLWRRAIRKTNVLAKQATQNLIKTVHHLSKQ, from the coding sequence TTGTGGCTCGTCAAAGATCCGCGAAGCGCAGTTTTGGTTGATGATTGGATAGAAGTACTCAATAGCCTAAATATTGATACCCGCCTGCTAATTGTACATCGGGACCCATGGAGCAACATTCGTTCATTCAGTAGTAAAGGACAAGTCCCAGAGCTTTGGGCAGAAGCTCTATGGCAACGCACATACTTCAATGCCTTGCAAGCAGCGAAAAAGCAAACTTCAGAGAAAGTAGTAACAACAAGTTTTGAAGACTTACTGTCCCAACCAATCCAAGAGGTACAACGTCTCTGCAAAATGCTGGACTGGCAACTAGACAGTGAGTCACTAAAAAAAATCGAGGCACGTATTAACTACAACTTGACGACAGAATCTAATCAACAATTAGATACAGCAATCAAAAATGAAAGCCAAAGGCTCCTTCATCCCTCCACGACAGCATTACAGACGCAACTAAATACGGAATACAGGGAAGTGAGACTTCAATTATTGGCAGATGAACTAGAGAGAACTACAACAAGCCACGAACAGGGATTACAACTAAACGAAATACGATTACAAGAGCAAAGTTTATTGCCGAAAGTGAAAGTAACAATCGTAACTTCGGAACTGCAAGGATGGGGAAGAAGCGGCGGAATCGGCTCAGCCTATAGAGAGTTAGCGTCTGCCTTGGCAACATCTGGCCATTGCATTCGAGTCGTTCTTGTACAATCAGGTCCAATTAAAGGGGAGAAGATCGGGGCGAATATTGAAGTAAGTCATCTTGATAGTAGTGGAGAATCAAGATTAAGTCTCGTTCGAAAGATTGCACGATCATTGAAACAACAACGTACAGATGTAGTCCATCTGCATGATTGGCTTGGCTTCGCGAGTGGACTGAAAGAAGCACTAGGACCAGAGGGGCCGCAACTCATCGTGGGAATCCATGGCCCAAGCGCCTGGGCTCGAAGCGCCAACAACTGGCCTCTAGGATCAGACGGAGGATTGTTAGCAACAGAAGCGCAATTATTTGATGAGGGGATCGTGCAGGCACTGGAGCTCGATGGAATAAAACAGGCTGACTGGCTGATATCTCCGTCAATATCGTTAAAAAGCTGGGTGAATAAAAATATACTCACAACAGACCAAGAGACATCAATCCTCGTCAATCGAAATTGCCCACTGCCACAAAGGCTAAAACAAGATGAGAATACATTAACCGATAAGAATACAGGAGCAAAATGCGTTTATTTTGGTCGACTGGAAAAAAGGAAAGGCTTAATATTATTCATAGATGCCATACTGAAGATGGCAGTGCCACCATACAAACTAATATTTATAGGAAGCGATTCCGTTGTTGGACTCAAAGCTGATGGAACACCAGAATGGGGGACAGAATTTGTCAAAAGAAAGTTGGTTAATACTGGAATACAAATAGAATTTGAGGTTAATTTGTCACGCGATCTGGCCCTAGAAAAACTTATAGCGATCAAGCCAATCGTCGTCATTCCATCCTTGATCGAAAATAGTCCATGCGTTGTGGATGAACTACTAGACAGTGGTATAAAGATGGTAGTAACAAACGTAGGTGGCACAGCAGAGCTGATTCGAAAAGAGGATCGCTGCTGGTTAACATCACCAAATCCAGAAGAACTTGCAAGGCACCTAGACCTCGCCATTGAAAGCGAGATCAAAGATCCTAAGGCTTATCAACTCCGCCCAGCCATAGAAACATGGAAAATACAACTCAGTTGGCAAGCATTTCATGAGAGGCTACCAAGGGCGAAGATAAACGAAACAGAGAGATCACAAGGGACAGACGAGACATCGCAGCAAACCAAAGATCCATGGCCACTTTGGCGAAGAGCAATTCGAAAGACTAACGTTCTAGCAAAGCAAGCCACTCAAAATTTAATAAAGACTGTTCATCACCTGTCAAAACAATGA